The Thamnophis elegans isolate rThaEle1 chromosome 15, rThaEle1.pri, whole genome shotgun sequence genome includes a window with the following:
- the PBLD gene encoding phenazine biosynthesis-like domain-containing protein isoform X1 — translation MQISVFIIDAFTNQPFGGNPAAVCLLEDELEEGWHQKIAAEMNLSETAFIRKLYPTDDFTKSSCFGLRWFTPTNEVPLCGHATLASAAVLFRKKNMNPSLTFKTLSGELKARKAGDEIILDLPLYFTYPQDFQEVEELVKAAVGDLSVQEVRYSPDTKKLLICLSEAYERYDLENLKVDAQRLLLADKTGKIKGVIITVKGDHHKNPDSYDFYSRYFAPWNGISEDPVTGSAHAVLSSYWSQQLGKNKLCAFQCSSRGGELKILLRQDGRLDIGGQACFVLEGFLAFEK, via the exons ATGCAGATTTCAGTTTTCATAATTGATGCATTTACCAACCAACCCTTTGGTGGAAATCCTGCTGCTGTTTGTCTTCTTGAAGAT GAACTGGAAGAAGGTTGGCATCAAAAAATTGCTGCAGAAATGAACCTCTCAGAAACAGCATTCATCAGAAAATTGTACCCCACAGATGACTTCACCAAAA GTTCCTGTTTTGGATTAAGATGGTTTACACCTACAAATGAGGTCCCTCTGTGTGGCCATGCCACTCTTGCATCTGCTGCTGTATTATTCCGTAAGA aaaatatgAATCCCTCCCTCACTTTCAAAACTCTTAGTGGAGAATTAAAGGCCAGGAAAGCCGGAGATGAGATTATCTTGGATTTGCCACTTTACTTCACGTATCCACAG gATTTCCAGGAAGTAGAAGAGTTGGTAAAG GCAGCAGTGGGGGATTTGAGCGTTCAAGAGGTCCGTTATTCTCCTGACACAAAAAAGCTACTTATCTGTCTCAGTGAGGCATATGAAAG GTATGATCTGGAGAATTTAAAAGTGGATGCCCAACGTCTTTTGTTGGCTGACAAGACTGGAAAAATAAAAGGTGTAATAATCACAGTTAAGGGAGATCATCATAAAAATCCTGACAGCTATGATTTTTACTCTCGTTATTTTGCACCATGGAATGGCATTTCTGAAGATCCTGTAACAG GATCTGCTCATGCTGTATTAAGCAGCTACTGGTCACAGCAACTGGGGAAAAACAAACTATGCG CATTTCAGTGCTCCAGTCGTGGGGGAGAGTTGAAGATTCTGCTCCGGCAAGATGGAAGATTAGATATTGGTGGACAAGCATGTTTTGTGTTAGAGGGTTTTTTggcttttgaaaaataa
- the PBLD gene encoding phenazine biosynthesis-like domain-containing protein isoform X2: MNLSETAFIRKLYPTDDFTKSSCFGLRWFTPTNEVPLCGHATLASAAVLFRKKNMNPSLTFKTLSGELKARKAGDEIILDLPLYFTYPQDFQEVEELVKAAVGDLSVQEVRYSPDTKKLLICLSEAYERYDLENLKVDAQRLLLADKTGKIKGVIITVKGDHHKNPDSYDFYSRYFAPWNGISEDPVTGSAHAVLSSYWSQQLGKNKLCAFQCSSRGGELKILLRQDGRLDIGGQACFVLEGFLAFEK; encoded by the exons ATGAACCTCTCAGAAACAGCATTCATCAGAAAATTGTACCCCACAGATGACTTCACCAAAA GTTCCTGTTTTGGATTAAGATGGTTTACACCTACAAATGAGGTCCCTCTGTGTGGCCATGCCACTCTTGCATCTGCTGCTGTATTATTCCGTAAGA aaaatatgAATCCCTCCCTCACTTTCAAAACTCTTAGTGGAGAATTAAAGGCCAGGAAAGCCGGAGATGAGATTATCTTGGATTTGCCACTTTACTTCACGTATCCACAG gATTTCCAGGAAGTAGAAGAGTTGGTAAAG GCAGCAGTGGGGGATTTGAGCGTTCAAGAGGTCCGTTATTCTCCTGACACAAAAAAGCTACTTATCTGTCTCAGTGAGGCATATGAAAG GTATGATCTGGAGAATTTAAAAGTGGATGCCCAACGTCTTTTGTTGGCTGACAAGACTGGAAAAATAAAAGGTGTAATAATCACAGTTAAGGGAGATCATCATAAAAATCCTGACAGCTATGATTTTTACTCTCGTTATTTTGCACCATGGAATGGCATTTCTGAAGATCCTGTAACAG GATCTGCTCATGCTGTATTAAGCAGCTACTGGTCACAGCAACTGGGGAAAAACAAACTATGCG CATTTCAGTGCTCCAGTCGTGGGGGAGAGTTGAAGATTCTGCTCCGGCAAGATGGAAGATTAGATATTGGTGGACAAGCATGTTTTGTGTTAGAGGGTTTTTTggcttttgaaaaataa